The sequence below is a genomic window from Lolium perenne isolate Kyuss_39 chromosome 4, Kyuss_2.0, whole genome shotgun sequence.
TATCAGCTCCGGTAGAAATCTGGGTGAACTCAATCAGGTCCATAAGCTGGTCTCATTCCGCTCGACCGTTTGCGTCAAGGGTTCGCCTAAGGCGAAAAGGATCTTGCCCCATACAAGCCTGCGCCACCGAAACCCTTGTGTTCTCACAAATGTTGAAGATGAGAGGGAAGCGGTCTCTCAGCACTCCCTCTGCATGCCAGTTGTCATACCAGAAGATGAGAGGGAACCTATTCCTTTCATCCAGAGGGACTATGTAAAATGGAGAGGAGTGCTTTTCCTTCGGTTTCTGCCATCTTTAGTCGATGATTCAGAGAAGATAAGACATTTGTCTGACTACCTCTTCGGGAGCATCTTAAAAGGTTTTTATACACTTGATATTCTATACCATTTTTGAAGTCACTGCCTAACATGAACATAAATGTTGTTGCAGCTAAAGCGCCACTTCTTGCATATAACAGTTTCATAGAAGCTATCTACGTCCTAAACAATTATACAGGGCATGGTGGATTTAGCGAGTATCAAAGTTCACAAGGTTCTCAAGGTTCTGCAGAGGATCAACCCTTTTTGCGATACGGTAAATATATGGATGATGCTTACGGCAGAAATCATGTTCACCTTTACCTGACATTTATTTTGAGCAATTTTTGTTGCAGAGGAACTGACGAAAGATCAAGGTCAAAAAGAATGCACATATATGTGTCCTTGTTCAAACAGATGGCCCCAGAGCACCTTCTAGCTACATCAGCTAAGTTATGTGCCGAGATCTTAGCGGGTGTCTGTGATGGCTTGCTTACTGTCGATGATGCAGCTGGAAGGGCTGTACTTCAGGTATGTACCTGTATATCGGCGCAAATTACATGGCAATGGTTAGTTACTACATAATTTCCTGTATTTAGTTGCTGCTTTTCGAAAAATAATTGTGATGACGTGGTTTTATTTCCTATAGATGCACTGAAAATACTGGCTTGCAAGGAGATGCGCATCCATCCAAGCATCTGCACAGACAACTCCGAGATGGACGACGAAGGCGGAGACAGCGGGACGACCAGCGCCCTGAACGTGGCCAAAGGGAGGGCGGTGACCGAGGTGGCGAAGAAGAAACTGATCCAGATTGCGATCCCGATATTCTTTTTTTTAAAACGAGGCAAAAAAGATTTTGCCTTATATTAATATAGGAGGAGCAAACATAGGTCTGGCTAATGCTAACAACAAAAACAAAAGAAAGGGGAAGGAAGAAACCTCAAaactagagagaaagaaaaaagggTTAGCTCACGAGCTCCGCAAGGTTTTTAGCTCCGGCAAGAATCCAATCTCTTCCTTGTTTCCTGATCTTGTGCATGATGACCGAAGGAAAAGAGGATTTATTATTGAAAACTCGCTCATTTCTTTCCTTCCAAATCTCCCACGCGATAAGCATGATGGCCGTCCGTAACCCTTTGGGAGAAGAGGAAGGAGTCTTGGCGATGGCGTGCCAGTAATCCAACACTTTCTGCCTACCCGACCCAAGGCAGCGGAGAAGATCCGGACAAGAAAGCCATGAAGCCGCAGGAGCCCATATCCTTCTGGAGAAACGACATTCGAAAAGGATATGTCGCGCCGTCTCGGGAGTGCATCTACAAAGCTGACAAGAAGGCTGGTGCGGCCACCCCCGTTTGGCGAGATGATCTGCAGTCCA
It includes:
- the LOC139830908 gene encoding condensin-2 complex subunit CAP-D3-like, giving the protein MSKITKSLCDPCEVVRRQTFVLLTKLLQRDYVKWRGVLFLRFLPSLVDDSEKIRHLSDYLFGSILKAKAPLLAYNSFIEAIYVLNNYTGHGGFSEYQSSQGSQGSAEDQPFLRYGTDERSRSKRMHIYVSLFKQMAPEHLLATSAKLCAEILAGVCDGLLTVDDAAGRAVLQDALKILACKEMRIHPSICTDNSEMDDEGGDSGTTSALNVAKGRAVTEVAKKKLIQIAIPIFFFLKRAVENKNSPLTGCLMECLRALLKDYKNEIDEILVADKQLQKELLYDMHKFEAGKGKSFQETAEAGPSGSSPGPGQGDVATKAMVRSVLKEMNRNLPTPPLHSMSVPKVKSVLGIGGLSVSRHPTAVLESVRRLEPFGSDDENQHMHT